The DNA window ACGTTCAAACATGTTCACCTATTTAGCGTTGTGCAAACGTAATAATTTAGTGTGAAATTCACTTTTCTATTGATGGTAATACTTTTCCTTGAAAACCCTTCATCTTCTCAGTGTTTCTCTGGGAGAGCTGTGTTACCCACAGATCCAGTTTCAGACGCAAATATTGTGTGTGTACTTAAAAGAAACGTCCCACCGCTGCAAGCTACAACATACAACACAATAAATTCAAACGCATCTGCTCTGCTGCAGCCTAAAATGGAAAATGATGACCATATCAAACCAATATAATGTATGCACACAAACCTCTGATTTGTTTTTCGGTGGATCCACGCCACGTCTTTATCACACCTGCTATAAATGGACTGTTTGATGGCTTCTTCAAAGGAAATGATAATGTGCTCATgcataatttaaatatgtaaaatgacacaaatgtaaatgaacaaaaatgtaagTGACAAACAAAGGTGTTGTAAAACAGTACAAACCGAACACCTGTGTGTGGATCTACACAAACATACATCTTTAGATAAACCATTTGAAGTGTGAATTAACTGTCTAAGAGCACACTTCAAACAAATCAAACGATTGCTCTGTTTGTTGACCCATCCCAAACAGTTCAACACAGTAACGATTTGCGTGAGTTTAGGGTGGGATGAACTCTAGCCACGTACACACTCAAGTCAAATACACTTGTACTGTGTTTACACTTTGATTATTCAGTATCTTGTGAATTTTACCAGTAGTAAGGGACACACATGGCACCGTTTCCCAAAGAAAGACCCAAATACAAATGCAACTGCCTTACCTAGTAGGGTCAAAATCTTCCAACAAGAAATAAGAGATGAGGGTGGACAGAATGATTGAGATGGATGTGGCAAAGCCCTTCAGGATGTTATCTGCATATTTGATGACAGCTGCAATCACTAACCCACCCAAAGCCTACAGGAAGTATGTGAAGCACGTTTAACACAAATAACACCATGTGGCATGTGCTATTATGAAAAAGAAGTGGAGATGTACCTGAAGAGCCACCACAGTCCACGTCACATGATTGTACCCTTGAAAGAGTCCATTCTCCTGCACTCTTTCTCCGTCGTACGCAAACACTCCCCCGAGTCCAAAAACCAGCCCAAATAAACCTGGAGAAGAACGATGGAACAACAGTGGAGGAGAAAGCACTTGTAAACGATGGCTACCAaagctgaatgtgtttttgtttcttttcaggACAAAAATGGGCTGTTTCTAGGTTCACATTTTTACTAAAGATCTGCAGACCTAGCTGAATATTACGGATCCAGACGCTCTGCTTGCTCTCTTTGAGGATCTTTTCAAAGTACACGCCAGCAAATCCGCTGGAGAAGCAGGCCACGAGCACAGCCAGCAGACCCATCAGCTGAGAGCCGGCGGTCAGGTCCTCCTGCTCGGTGCCGGATGAGACTTCAGCTGGCCACTGTTGGGTCAGGGTAAACATGGAAGGAGTCATACTTACAGCATAGACAAGCCTTTTTCTGTTTTGAGAGAAAAACAGTGCTAGaacgaaataaaaataaataatacatcatagaattatttttatttatttatttatttatttatttaatcaaatattaaattaaaataaatcaaaaatataattatttaaaaaatttaattaaattagaattatatataaaacaaatagtgaacaaagataaatatatttgtatgtataaaaaaattacacatatatacaaatatatacaaatatatatataatatatatatttacattttatataaattatattaaaaaaaacgttattgtttgcattatatatatatatatatatatatatatatatagttagttatataacttgaaaatattttacaaaaaaattagattatataatattaaaactgatttgagaaaacttttttttaatgattaaagattaaaataaacaaagaattaggcatctgtatatataaatacttatttacctgttaatacaatataatataatatttgtacaaataaattgttttttactttttatacaaTCACACAATGTGCTGCAGCAAGTTCAGAGGAAATAAACATGAAAGATGATGGACAAAAGCGTACAGTTTGAGGAAACAATATTCAGTCTAAATAAGAATTAACTGTGTTGACCAATATTTGtgtcttttatgtatttttatgctttttacaATATAGCATGTTTAGGTTAGCAACATGATAACAACAAACTCTCAGTCAGCGTCCATTTTAACGGTCACAAGGACAGATCAAAGAAATCTGacctttatttaaacaaataaaggcTACTGTCCTTACCTGGACGAGTGCAATGCCAGTCATCAGAATGACTAGAGAGAGCCACTGGTAAATGCCCAGTCTTTTCCCCAACATGGACACGGAGAACAGCGCTGTAGTGAGAATTTTCAGCTGATATGTAACCTGGAAAACCAGTGAGAAGGTAAATAAAGTGTGCctacagaaaaaaacacattcgttattttttttttttttttttttagagaagaatttgtttattttccattgagaatgatctctgaaggatcatgtgacactgaagactgaagtaatgatgctgaacattcagctttgcatcactggaatacattacattttaaaacacattcaaatagatCACATATTTCAATCTGTGATGATATCTCACAATGCTATTTCCATGGGACCTGCAGGTTTCTGTAGAAATGTCAACAGGTTTCTGAAGAATTTGAATGTTTGTCATTCATCAACTAACTCACAATAAACATCTGAATCGGAGTGATAGAAGAAGGAGTTTACTGAAGGAAAACATCACAGctaactatatataaatatagatatatttctAACAATAACAAGTGTTATAAATTGATTATTTGGCTCCATTTTGAAGACATATctcaataaatacaaatgtttataGCTGTCTTCCTCTGGATTTGTGCTCTCTCACCTGGTAGGTAGCTGCATCTAGATTTGACAGAGCCACATAGAGCAGGTTGTTCTGCAGGGTGTAGATACCTGAGGGAATGGCTAGCTTCAGCGTTAGCAGAGGCTTGTTGATTATTTCCTCCTTCAACACCCGATTCAGTCCACGAACACTGAAACCTAAGAGGCACACACAGCACTGAACATTAGACAGCTCTCCTCTGCTGCTCTGAGCTCCTGACAAGAATGAGATCGCTGTTTCAACGACGCTATCAGACAAAACACAAAGGACACTGAACATTACGCTTGCTATAAACAGGATAAAACATTTAGTTTACTGGGAGCGTTCTTCTCACAGTTCTTGACTGTCAGACACAATCTCAAAATTGAAATTGTGACACACTGTCACACCCCTGgactgtttttgttgtgttttcatccATCATGTGCGCCATGACCTAGTTTTCCCTCATGTTTGATtgtgttcaggtgtgtcttgttaACTGTCCTCGTCATCACATGTATTTAAGCCCCAGTCTCCTGCCTGTTCTGTCCTGGATTTACCCTTTTGTGGATTCATGAAAGACTATTTGCATTTATGTTTTAtcttctttgtttgtttatctcaCCATTGTGTGACACACACAgccacaattaccttttttatattttaacacatGGTGAAAATAacctaaaataacataaaatatacgTAGCATAGAGCCACAATGACATAAATCCcgggaaataataaaaacaatacattgacAAAGATATGGATTAGACCGTGAAACCCTGGAGACAGACAAAGAAGAACAAAAGATAACTACTATCTAGGGATCTAATGCATTACTGAAAGACTGCAGGAAACATTAGTTTCCACACATCAGAGATGAGGAGGTGCAAACTCACTGTGTTCTCTGAAGACAAGCAGCAGGCATGCAGCAATCTTTAAGACCTCAGCAAACACTA is part of the Carassius auratus strain Wakin chromosome 27, ASM336829v1, whole genome shotgun sequence genome and encodes:
- the LOC113046069 gene encoding UDP-N-acetylglucosamine transporter-like, with amino-acid sequence MSSTSSRLKYVSLGVLVLQTTSLVLTMRYSRTLQSDGPRYLASSAVVFAEVLKIAACLLLVFREHSFSVRGLNRVLKEEIINKPLLTLKLAIPSGIYTLQNNLLYVALSNLDAATYQVTYQLKILTTALFSVSMLGKRLGIYQWLSLVILMTGIALVQWPAEVSSGTEQEDLTAGSQLMGLLAVLVACFSSGFAGVYFEKILKESKQSVWIRNIQLGLFGLVFGLGGVFAYDGERVQENGLFQGYNHVTWTVVALQALGGLVIAAVIKYADNILKGFATSISIILSTLISYFLLEDFDPTSVFFFGAMLVIAATFLYGYESTPAVNPSKV